From the genome of Polyangiaceae bacterium, one region includes:
- a CDS encoding efflux RND transporter periplasmic adaptor subunit → MEPTVLSPRPGSSRALALLIAGMVLLVGAAWWWLRPRSDGEAKAAPERPAPVVLSKVTSGPLWMEQPYYAELRAVTDAELTAGEPGRVTKVMVREGDRVRRGDVLLTMDAGLVRAEARRAVAEKAQTAAELEQAKRDAKRFEELGKETVVSTTEVESKVSRAQAMEAERQGKEAQISVMRERLQRHRIVAPFDGVIAKRLVDPGDWLDAGRAALALVTDNRVEVFVRVPPELLDRAGDLSKVDVRVEKNGRSVPVEVVGQVNVLEQTTRTALLRLRTKEAASWLRAGDTVNAVFRVAISGGVVVPRDALVQGVAETRVMKVVDNKAVSVIVKVLAQSGSRALVTAPELALGNAVVTRGNERLRPGQPLAPAPAASALPGTEPSAAPPKASAP, encoded by the coding sequence TTGGAACCCACGGTCCTGTCGCCGCGTCCCGGGAGCTCTCGAGCCCTGGCATTGCTCATCGCCGGCATGGTGCTGCTGGTGGGCGCGGCCTGGTGGTGGCTTCGGCCGCGCAGTGACGGCGAGGCGAAGGCGGCGCCCGAGCGCCCGGCGCCCGTAGTGCTATCCAAGGTCACCTCTGGGCCGCTGTGGATGGAGCAGCCCTACTACGCAGAGCTGCGCGCGGTCACGGATGCCGAGCTGACGGCGGGCGAACCTGGTCGCGTCACCAAGGTCATGGTCCGAGAGGGGGACCGCGTTCGCCGCGGCGACGTGTTGCTGACCATGGATGCGGGTCTGGTGCGTGCCGAGGCGCGGCGCGCGGTCGCAGAGAAGGCGCAGACTGCGGCCGAGCTGGAACAGGCGAAGCGCGACGCGAAGCGTTTCGAGGAACTCGGCAAAGAGACCGTGGTGTCGACTACCGAAGTCGAATCCAAGGTCAGCCGGGCTCAGGCCATGGAAGCGGAGCGTCAGGGCAAGGAAGCGCAGATCTCGGTGATGCGCGAGCGCTTGCAGCGGCACCGCATCGTGGCGCCCTTTGATGGAGTGATCGCGAAGCGACTGGTGGATCCCGGTGACTGGCTCGACGCGGGCCGCGCGGCACTGGCGCTGGTCACCGACAATCGCGTCGAGGTTTTCGTGCGCGTGCCCCCGGAGTTGCTGGACCGTGCCGGCGACTTGAGCAAGGTCGACGTTCGCGTGGAGAAGAACGGCCGCAGCGTCCCGGTGGAAGTGGTGGGTCAGGTGAACGTCCTGGAACAAACCACTCGTACCGCGCTCCTGCGGCTGCGCACCAAGGAGGCGGCGTCCTGGCTGCGAGCCGGAGACACCGTCAATGCGGTGTTTCGCGTTGCGATCAGTGGGGGTGTCGTCGTGCCGCGGGACGCGCTCGTCCAAGGTGTGGCGGAGACCCGCGTGATGAAGGTCGTGGACAACAAGGCCGTCTCCGTGATCGTGAAAGTGCTTGCCCAAAGCGGCAGTCGCGCATTGGTGACGGCTCCGGAGTTGGCCTTGGGCAATGCGGTGGTGACTCGCGGGAACGAGCGCCTGCGTCCGGGGCAGCCTTTGGCTCCGGCCCCCGCCGCATCTGCGCTGCCCGGCACCGAGCCGAGCGCGGCTCCTCCCAAGGCGAGCGCGCCGTGA
- a CDS encoding efflux RND transporter permease subunit yields the protein MSDDPPSRSTGLLAAAIRRPVTVTSVVILISLFGLLSVLGLPIQLAPDITTPTITVTTVWPGSSPLEVESEIIEPQERVLKRVQGLTRMEVLASANRGEVTLEFEVGTDLDQALVRVSNQLSQVPVYPPTADEPVVSTANSTGPPLAVLLVRHPEGKSVAAYQTWVIEEILPRLERVPGVASIFMRGGRETELQIDFDSAALAARKLTVASVASRVRAELANVSAGDVDVGKRRMLVRTMTTPDEVSGFSRLVVGSGADGTPIRLSDVAKVGLGLRRATDFAIGDDREAIAILPRREAGTNVLVVTEELKRVVEELNRTRFAPEGLEFEVVDDQSGYIKGSLAQVRQNLLLGGALAVLVLLVFLGSVKSSALIGLAIPVCVLGTALGMSLLGRSVNVVSLAGVTFAVGMVIDNSIVVLEAIETRRQAAASAMEAALGGVREVWGAVLASTATTAAVFIPILTWVGEVGELLRDVAYAISLSVILSLVVSVLVIPSLSARWLSVGKQSISPVGERVTAFGARVRDGIARQVSVLVHSRAASLAVVLGAALASVWLSFALLPKMEYLPTGNRNLIFGIILPAPGMSVDELMREGFRNQRVMVQHTGKSVDGVPAVRRSFFVGDPSRLFVGGVAQDPEQVRGLRDFMRGLHAKIPGAIGFATQASLFAPGLGEGRAVKVELTGSDMTQLITTGRMLFGQLRQVVPGAQVRPVPVLDLGAPELRVLPDRARVSALDMTPSDVSLIADALVDGAIIGQFGREGERKIDVVLRAAGNAPIVDEATLEAAPVVTPAGQVVPLGAMAKVETALGPTAVQRIERRRAVTLQVTPPDEVPIETAMVAITRHVEGLKERGELPAGIEVELGGSAGKLAAAQRQFGWILLVALLISFLLLASLFEDFLAPVVVMISVPLATAGGVVLLRVVDKVLAPQPLDLMTALGFLILMGVVVNNAILIIDGALVRLRAGSSIEAAVTESVQRRIRPIFMSTFTSLAGLLPMVVLSGDGSELYRGVGAIVLGGLGASMFLVLYVVPSLFVLLWRLRGAPASDAPAASVGGAPAATSAE from the coding sequence GTGAGCGACGACCCGCCTTCGCGGTCGACCGGCCTGCTGGCGGCGGCGATCCGTCGTCCGGTCACCGTCACGTCGGTGGTGATTCTGATTTCTTTGTTCGGGCTGCTCAGCGTGCTGGGGCTACCCATTCAGCTCGCGCCAGACATCACGACTCCCACGATTACCGTGACGACGGTGTGGCCCGGCTCTTCACCCTTGGAAGTGGAGAGCGAGATCATCGAGCCTCAAGAGCGCGTGCTCAAGCGCGTGCAGGGCCTCACGCGCATGGAGGTGCTCGCGAGTGCGAATCGCGGCGAAGTCACGCTCGAATTCGAGGTCGGCACGGACTTGGACCAAGCGTTGGTCCGAGTGTCGAACCAGCTCAGCCAAGTACCGGTCTACCCGCCCACGGCCGACGAGCCCGTCGTCTCCACCGCGAACTCGACGGGTCCACCGCTTGCCGTGCTCTTGGTGCGCCATCCCGAGGGCAAGAGCGTGGCCGCCTATCAAACCTGGGTGATCGAGGAGATCCTGCCGCGACTCGAGCGCGTGCCGGGCGTGGCCAGCATCTTCATGCGCGGTGGCCGCGAGACGGAGCTGCAAATCGACTTCGACAGCGCAGCGCTGGCCGCGCGCAAGCTCACCGTCGCCAGCGTGGCGAGTCGTGTGCGCGCAGAACTCGCCAACGTGTCGGCAGGCGACGTGGACGTGGGCAAGCGGCGCATGCTCGTGCGCACCATGACCACCCCCGACGAGGTCAGTGGCTTTTCACGATTGGTGGTCGGCAGTGGTGCCGACGGGACGCCCATTCGACTGTCCGACGTGGCCAAGGTCGGCCTGGGGCTGCGCCGTGCCACGGACTTTGCAATCGGTGATGACCGCGAGGCGATCGCGATCCTCCCCCGCCGGGAAGCCGGCACCAACGTTCTGGTCGTCACCGAAGAGCTGAAGCGCGTCGTGGAGGAGCTGAACCGCACGCGCTTCGCCCCCGAAGGCCTCGAGTTCGAAGTGGTCGACGATCAGAGTGGGTACATCAAGGGCAGCTTGGCGCAAGTGCGACAAAACTTGCTGCTCGGTGGTGCCTTGGCGGTGCTGGTGCTGTTGGTGTTTCTCGGCAGCGTCAAGTCTTCTGCCCTGATCGGCTTGGCCATTCCGGTTTGCGTTCTGGGCACTGCGCTCGGAATGTCGCTCCTGGGACGCAGCGTCAACGTCGTGAGTCTTGCGGGTGTGACCTTCGCGGTGGGCATGGTGATCGACAACTCCATCGTCGTGCTCGAAGCGATCGAAACGCGGCGACAGGCCGCCGCGAGCGCCATGGAAGCGGCCCTGGGTGGCGTGCGCGAAGTGTGGGGCGCGGTGCTCGCCTCCACCGCCACGACCGCCGCGGTGTTCATTCCGATCCTCACGTGGGTGGGCGAGGTCGGGGAGCTGCTTCGCGACGTCGCGTACGCGATTTCGCTCAGCGTGATCCTGTCCTTGGTCGTCTCCGTATTGGTCATTCCCAGCCTGTCGGCGCGCTGGCTGTCCGTGGGCAAGCAGAGCATCTCGCCCGTCGGCGAGCGGGTCACCGCGTTTGGGGCCAGAGTCCGCGACGGGATTGCGCGCCAGGTGTCGGTGTTGGTTCACAGTCGCGCCGCGTCCCTCGCCGTAGTGCTCGGCGCGGCGTTGGCCAGCGTGTGGCTGAGCTTCGCCTTGCTGCCGAAGATGGAGTACTTGCCCACCGGCAATCGCAATCTGATCTTCGGCATCATCTTGCCCGCGCCGGGCATGTCCGTGGACGAGTTGATGCGAGAGGGCTTTCGCAATCAGCGCGTGATGGTGCAGCACACGGGCAAGAGCGTGGACGGGGTGCCTGCCGTGCGTCGCAGTTTCTTCGTCGGAGATCCCTCGAGGTTGTTCGTGGGCGGCGTTGCCCAGGACCCGGAGCAGGTGCGCGGTCTGCGCGACTTCATGCGCGGCCTACACGCCAAGATCCCCGGCGCCATCGGCTTTGCCACGCAAGCGTCCCTCTTCGCCCCCGGGCTGGGCGAAGGGCGTGCGGTCAAGGTGGAGCTGACCGGTTCCGACATGACCCAGCTGATCACCACGGGACGCATGTTGTTCGGGCAGCTGCGTCAGGTCGTGCCCGGCGCGCAGGTCCGCCCGGTTCCCGTGCTGGATCTCGGTGCACCCGAGCTGCGAGTGTTGCCGGACCGCGCGCGCGTGTCGGCCCTCGACATGACGCCCAGCGACGTCTCGCTGATCGCGGACGCTCTGGTGGACGGTGCGATCATCGGACAGTTCGGTCGCGAGGGAGAGCGCAAGATCGACGTCGTGCTGCGCGCCGCTGGCAATGCGCCCATCGTCGACGAGGCGACTCTCGAAGCCGCTCCCGTGGTCACGCCAGCCGGACAAGTCGTGCCCTTGGGCGCGATGGCAAAAGTGGAGACCGCCCTCGGGCCCACCGCCGTCCAGCGCATCGAACGTCGTCGCGCCGTCACGTTGCAGGTGACACCGCCCGACGAAGTGCCCATTGAAACCGCCATGGTCGCGATCACGCGTCACGTGGAGGGGCTCAAAGAACGCGGGGAGCTGCCCGCAGGGATCGAAGTGGAGCTCGGTGGGTCTGCCGGCAAGTTGGCCGCTGCCCAGCGACAGTTCGGCTGGATTCTGTTGGTTGCGTTGCTGATTTCCTTTCTCCTGCTCGCCAGCTTGTTCGAGGACTTCCTGGCGCCGGTCGTCGTGATGATCAGCGTTCCCCTGGCCACTGCCGGCGGCGTCGTGCTCTTGCGGGTGGTGGACAAGGTCCTGGCGCCGCAGCCTCTGGATCTGATGACGGCCCTCGGCTTTCTGATCCTGATGGGAGTCGTGGTGAACAACGCCATTCTCATCATCGACGGCGCCCTGGTGCGGCTACGGGCCGGTAGCAGCATCGAGGCGGCAGTTACTGAATCCGTGCAGCGACGCATTCGACCGATCTTCATGAGCACTTTCACCTCGCTGGCCGGGCTGCTGCCCATGGTCGTGCTCAGCGGCGACGGCTCGGAACTCTATCGCGGCGTCGGCGCCATCGTGCTCGGCGGTCTCGGCGCCTCGATGTTCTTGGTGCTCTACGTCGTGCCAAGCCTTTTCGTCTTGCTGTGGCGGTTGCGCGGTGCTCCGGCCTCGGACGCGCCTGCGGCAAGCGTGGGCGGTGCTCCCGCTGCGACGAGCGCGGAGTAG
- the thiD gene encoding bifunctional hydroxymethylpyrimidine kinase/phosphomethylpyrimidine kinase produces the protein MLGRVLIVAGSDSGGGAGLQADVKTITMLGAYAATAVTALTVQNTHGVKDVMPVPPAFVAAQMAAVLDDIGADAIKLGMLGSAEVIDAVVRCLERKARSIPVVVDPVMVAKGGAPLLAADAVSAVKLRLVPLAAVITPNVPEAEALTGLSIRSVDDLGRAADHLLALGAGAVLMKGGHLEGEQVVDILRTADGEQVVLEAERANTRHTHGTGCTLASAVAAGIADGLRLADAVVRAHDYVQNAIRRAPGLGGGHGPLHHGHPLDVPRREA, from the coding sequence ATGCTTGGTCGTGTCTTGATCGTCGCGGGTTCCGATTCTGGAGGAGGCGCCGGGCTCCAAGCCGACGTCAAGACCATCACCATGCTCGGGGCCTACGCTGCTACCGCGGTGACGGCCCTCACGGTGCAGAACACCCACGGCGTGAAGGACGTGATGCCCGTGCCGCCCGCCTTCGTCGCGGCGCAAATGGCTGCAGTGCTGGACGACATCGGCGCGGACGCGATCAAGCTGGGCATGCTCGGCAGCGCCGAGGTGATCGATGCGGTGGTGCGCTGTCTCGAACGCAAAGCGCGGAGTATCCCCGTGGTGGTCGACCCCGTCATGGTCGCCAAAGGCGGAGCACCGTTGCTCGCCGCGGACGCGGTCAGCGCCGTGAAGCTGAGGTTGGTGCCCCTGGCCGCCGTGATCACTCCCAACGTGCCCGAGGCCGAAGCGCTGACGGGGCTCTCGATTCGTTCCGTGGACGACCTGGGGCGAGCTGCCGACCATCTGCTGGCGCTGGGTGCGGGGGCGGTATTGATGAAAGGCGGCCACTTGGAGGGAGAGCAGGTGGTCGACATTCTGCGCACGGCAGATGGCGAGCAAGTCGTGCTGGAAGCGGAGCGGGCCAATACTCGCCACACCCACGGAACTGGATGCACGTTGGCTTCGGCGGTTGCCGCGGGGATTGCCGACGGCTTGCGCTTGGCCGACGCCGTCGTGCGCGCCCACGACTACGTGCAGAACGCCATTCGCCGTGCGCCGGGACTCGGCGGCGGTCACGGACCCTTGCATCACGGTCATCCCCTCGACGTGCCGCGGAGGGAAGCGTGA
- a CDS encoding 3,4-dehydroadipyl-CoA semialdehyde dehydrogenase, whose product MQTLKNFVEGRWVTGGGNRATLYNPATEEEVATASCEGLDLGKALAFARERGGPALRKLNFAQRGALLEQMSKTLHDEREALIDIAIANGGNTRSDAKFDIDGATATLMAYAKLGEELGESQCLVDGPPAELAGPRLLGYHVRLPRHGVAVHIGAFNFPAWGWAEKAACALLAGMPVLTKPATATAWLAHRTAELVVEAGILPEGALSLVCGSARDLTDHLGWQDVVAFTGGSATGHTLRSGAAVLREGVRVNVEADSLNAAVLLPGADDATVACFIRDVHRDMTQKTGQKCTAIRRVIVPEADLEQVRERLAAELARSTVGNPALAEVRVGPVATRAQQRDAIAGVDKLLGVTRIAWGDREGLSPVGVPEGKGYFVPPLLLEAADSLAANAVHEHEVFGPVATLLPYDGSAAHAAAIVRRGEGGLVASLYGDDRAMLSELVLELAPWHGRLVVVDKKVADKSIAPGLVLPVLLHGGPGRAGGGEELGGLRGMALYQQRTAIQGNGPLVARFIGASS is encoded by the coding sequence GTGCAGACGCTGAAGAACTTCGTCGAGGGTCGTTGGGTCACGGGTGGAGGGAACCGAGCAACACTCTACAACCCTGCGACGGAAGAGGAGGTCGCCACTGCTTCCTGCGAAGGCCTGGACCTGGGCAAAGCGCTTGCCTTCGCCCGCGAGCGGGGCGGACCGGCGCTGCGGAAGCTGAACTTCGCGCAGCGAGGGGCGTTGTTGGAGCAGATGAGCAAGACGCTCCATGACGAGCGGGAAGCGCTGATCGACATCGCCATCGCGAACGGCGGCAACACGCGCAGCGATGCCAAGTTCGACATCGACGGCGCTACCGCGACGCTGATGGCCTACGCCAAGCTTGGCGAAGAGCTGGGGGAAAGCCAGTGTTTGGTCGACGGCCCACCTGCGGAACTCGCGGGACCACGGTTGCTCGGCTATCACGTTCGCCTGCCGCGACACGGCGTCGCCGTTCACATCGGCGCCTTCAACTTCCCGGCCTGGGGCTGGGCCGAGAAAGCGGCCTGCGCGCTGCTCGCGGGCATGCCCGTGCTGACCAAGCCAGCGACGGCGACTGCGTGGCTCGCGCATCGCACCGCGGAGTTGGTGGTGGAGGCGGGGATCTTGCCCGAAGGCGCGCTGTCCTTGGTGTGCGGTTCGGCTCGCGATTTGACGGATCACTTGGGTTGGCAGGACGTCGTGGCATTCACGGGCGGCAGCGCCACCGGCCACACGCTGCGAAGCGGTGCAGCGGTGCTGCGCGAGGGCGTGCGAGTTAACGTGGAGGCAGACAGCCTGAACGCTGCCGTGCTGCTGCCCGGCGCCGACGACGCCACCGTGGCCTGTTTCATCCGCGACGTTCATCGCGACATGACGCAGAAGACGGGGCAGAAGTGCACTGCCATTCGCCGCGTCATCGTTCCCGAGGCAGATCTCGAACAAGTGAGGGAACGTCTGGCGGCGGAGCTGGCTCGCAGCACCGTGGGCAATCCCGCTTTGGCCGAAGTGCGGGTGGGTCCCGTCGCGACGCGCGCGCAGCAGCGCGACGCGATCGCGGGGGTCGACAAACTGCTCGGCGTCACTCGCATCGCTTGGGGCGATCGCGAAGGTCTGTCGCCCGTGGGGGTGCCCGAAGGCAAAGGCTACTTCGTGCCGCCTCTGTTGCTCGAGGCCGCGGATTCCCTGGCTGCGAACGCCGTGCACGAACACGAGGTGTTCGGGCCCGTGGCGACGCTCTTGCCCTATGACGGCAGCGCTGCGCATGCGGCGGCCATCGTGCGTCGAGGGGAAGGTGGCCTCGTGGCATCCCTCTACGGTGACGATCGCGCCATGCTGTCGGAGTTGGTGCTGGAGCTCGCTCCCTGGCACGGGAGGCTGGTGGTGGTCGACAAGAAGGTTGCCGACAAGTCCATCGCACCCGGCCTGGTGCTGCCGGTGTTGCTTCACGGTGGGCCGGGGCGAGCCGGAGGTGGAGAAGAACTCGGCGGCCTACGCGGCATGGCGCTGTATCAGCAGCGCACCGCCATCCAAGGCAACGGCCCCTTGGTGGCGCGTTTCATCGGCGCCAGCAGCTAG
- a CDS encoding alpha/beta fold hydrolase, translated as MFARRGRVRLYYEVLGSNTAPPLLMVRGLARTARHWGSIVDALAAHFRVVVFDNRGIGRSSVPIPPYSTAAMADDAAAVLDATGIDSAHVFGVSLGGMIVQQLAVRHPARVRTLVLGCTRAGRSAPRLPVNAVASLVGAMRLSPEHAVVQTAPLILSRGFLAKHPEVPQRWAELARREPPTRAGVMGQLLAAARHDATAHLPKLKMPVLAITGDVDRLIPPSCSEDLVERIPSAQLKVLPGAGHDFPTEQPERTAALLADFCR; from the coding sequence ATGTTCGCGCGGCGCGGTCGAGTGCGGCTCTACTACGAAGTCCTCGGCTCGAATACGGCGCCGCCGCTGCTGATGGTGAGAGGACTGGCGCGTACCGCCCGGCACTGGGGCAGCATCGTCGACGCCCTCGCCGCTCACTTTCGCGTGGTCGTGTTCGACAACCGCGGCATCGGTCGCAGCAGCGTGCCCATTCCGCCCTACAGCACGGCGGCGATGGCCGACGATGCAGCGGCCGTACTCGACGCCACGGGGATCGATTCCGCCCACGTCTTCGGCGTGTCGTTGGGGGGAATGATCGTGCAACAGCTGGCAGTGCGGCACCCCGCGCGCGTTCGCACGCTGGTCCTTGGCTGTACGCGCGCGGGACGCAGCGCACCGCGGCTGCCTGTGAATGCGGTGGCGTCCCTGGTAGGCGCAATGCGTCTGTCGCCAGAGCACGCCGTAGTGCAGACCGCGCCATTGATCTTGAGCCGCGGCTTCTTGGCGAAGCACCCCGAGGTGCCTCAGCGCTGGGCAGAGCTCGCGCGACGCGAACCGCCCACGCGCGCAGGCGTGATGGGGCAGCTGCTGGCCGCCGCTCGCCATGACGCCACGGCCCACCTGCCCAAATTGAAGATGCCCGTGCTTGCCATCACTGGCGACGTCGACCGCCTGATCCCACCCAGCTGTTCCGAAGACTTGGTGGAGCGCATCCCGTCGGCGCAGCTGAAGGTGTTGCCCGGCGCGGGACACGACTTCCCGACCGAGCAACCCGAACGCACCGCGGCGCTCCTGGCGGATTTCTGTCGCTGA
- a CDS encoding ferritin-like domain-containing protein produces the protein MKASSFPPYEMLTAISVAEAERKTDRLRRLYDKTRELAWDGDAVYDEIVSRHGAPGQSLDPQVRESLHKVLTILMWGELAAWNISADLALEIPDADAKMAATAQVFDEARHFSVLERYVRALGPPRPIGGIAKRLLRKVLAAPTLACKLVGMQLLFETNAIVMFHRLAERELCPVLSELLPYFERDEARHVGLGVLYLPTLIARMSPAEARRTMRFHTECILLLMAGGFALREDFGRLQLDQRLMTERVTKMQDTILHEMIEHHGKTVTRAVVNPRAGFGPQIVDWIHPPGGLEHSSALHRSMHQGIMRTLQRVDRAFA, from the coding sequence ATGAAAGCCAGCTCCTTTCCTCCCTACGAGATGCTCACCGCCATCAGCGTGGCAGAGGCCGAGCGCAAGACCGACCGCCTGCGGCGCCTGTACGACAAGACGCGGGAGCTGGCCTGGGACGGAGATGCGGTCTACGACGAGATCGTCTCCCGACACGGAGCGCCGGGGCAGTCCCTCGACCCCCAGGTTCGAGAGTCCCTGCACAAGGTGCTCACGATTCTGATGTGGGGAGAGCTCGCGGCGTGGAACATCAGCGCCGACTTGGCGCTCGAGATCCCCGACGCCGACGCCAAGATGGCCGCGACGGCGCAGGTCTTCGACGAAGCGCGCCACTTCTCGGTGCTCGAACGCTACGTTCGCGCGCTGGGCCCACCGCGCCCCATCGGCGGCATCGCCAAGCGGCTGCTGCGCAAGGTCCTGGCGGCGCCGACCCTAGCCTGCAAGCTGGTGGGCATGCAGCTACTCTTCGAGACCAACGCCATCGTCATGTTCCATCGCCTGGCCGAGCGCGAGTTGTGCCCGGTGCTCAGCGAGCTGCTGCCCTACTTCGAGCGTGACGAGGCACGTCACGTGGGACTCGGGGTGCTCTATCTGCCGACCCTAATCGCGCGAATGAGTCCTGCGGAAGCGCGCAGGACGATGCGCTTTCACACCGAGTGCATCTTGCTGTTGATGGCTGGCGGCTTTGCGCTGCGCGAGGACTTCGGGCGTCTGCAGCTCGACCAGCGCCTGATGACCGAGCGCGTGACCAAGATGCAGGACACGATTTTGCACGAGATGATCGAGCATCACGGCAAGACCGTCACACGTGCCGTGGTCAATCCCCGCGCGGGCTTCGGGCCGCAGATCGTGGACTGGATCCATCCGCCGGGCGGCCTGGAGCACAGCTCGGCGCTGCATCGCAGCATGCATCAAGGGATCATGCGCACGCTGCAGCGGGTGGACCGTGCTTTCGCCTGA
- a CDS encoding TetR/AcrR family transcriptional regulator, producing the protein MSVSKRTYLAGPERRAQILDCALAAFADRGYHATSIADVCARASIGRATLYQYFDDKRDLLVSLANEICDRVIAAFEARKPIRIPRGLKPTEADVVAFSEERILSVLRVLFEDRNIARLVIRAGRGADGVVDQILQKIDEAVIHTIEAELTLARDAGLIRDIDPHFVARFFLGGFEKIVMAYLDDDRPIDVQAIAREAALLEVSGIYPRDSKTDPTPRPQPKKDPPS; encoded by the coding sequence ATGTCAGTTTCCAAACGCACCTACCTAGCCGGCCCCGAACGCCGCGCCCAGATCCTCGACTGTGCCCTCGCGGCATTCGCCGACCGCGGCTACCACGCCACCAGCATCGCGGACGTGTGCGCGCGGGCATCGATCGGGCGCGCGACCTTGTACCAGTACTTCGATGACAAGCGCGATCTGCTCGTGTCCCTGGCGAACGAGATCTGCGATCGCGTGATTGCAGCTTTCGAGGCGCGCAAGCCGATTCGGATCCCGCGCGGTCTCAAGCCGACGGAAGCGGATGTGGTGGCGTTCTCGGAAGAGCGCATCCTGTCCGTGCTGCGCGTGTTGTTCGAGGACCGAAACATCGCGCGGCTCGTCATCCGCGCGGGCCGCGGCGCCGACGGCGTCGTGGATCAGATCCTCCAAAAGATCGACGAGGCCGTGATCCACACCATCGAGGCCGAACTGACCCTGGCACGCGACGCGGGGCTGATTCGTGACATCGATCCGCACTTCGTCGCTCGCTTCTTCCTCGGCGGCTTCGAAAAGATCGTCATGGCTTACCTGGATGACGATCGGCCCATCGACGTGCAAGCCATCGCCCGCGAAGCGGCGTTGCTCGAGGTCTCGGGCATCTACCCGCGCGACTCGAAGACCGACCCCACACCGCGACCGCAGCCCAAGAAAGATCCGCCCTCATGA
- a CDS encoding tetratricopeptide repeat protein produces the protein MDEYDLQEIKREIVESRALTIKTNNLVNALSADLKSITKRQQGYERRIFFNSAAAYVVTIGVLFVTLKLAWDARLDSVRAENKGAKEKLEQLDKELKLVMGREEATARAGRQAAEYYDLIVNNKRRELVERFDEVAKLPLTRTERSVFENAVDKARNELSLIAYQNGLDHVRTARWHEATQALAESLKYKADAAHSPQARYQLARAYKNLGRQREAIPILLSLSEASADKEVMDEATILLAECQVDIQAWNDAKNTLRAFLRRFPSSPHANNAKLKLAELSLQH, from the coding sequence ATGGACGAGTACGACCTACAGGAAATCAAGCGCGAAATCGTCGAGAGCCGTGCGCTGACGATCAAGACGAACAACTTGGTCAACGCTCTCTCTGCGGACTTGAAGAGCATCACCAAGCGCCAGCAGGGCTACGAGCGGCGGATATTCTTCAACAGCGCCGCGGCCTACGTTGTGACCATCGGCGTGCTGTTCGTCACGCTGAAGTTGGCGTGGGATGCTCGCTTGGATTCGGTCCGCGCAGAGAACAAGGGCGCAAAGGAAAAGCTGGAGCAGCTCGACAAGGAGCTGAAGCTCGTGATGGGTCGCGAGGAAGCCACGGCCCGTGCGGGCCGGCAAGCCGCCGAGTACTACGACCTGATCGTCAACAACAAGCGACGCGAGCTCGTGGAACGCTTCGACGAGGTGGCCAAGCTTCCGCTCACGCGCACGGAGCGGTCGGTGTTCGAGAACGCCGTCGACAAAGCCCGCAACGAGCTCTCGCTGATCGCGTACCAAAATGGATTGGACCACGTGCGCACCGCCCGCTGGCACGAGGCGACCCAAGCCCTGGCCGAGTCTCTGAAGTACAAAGCCGACGCTGCACACTCGCCCCAAGCTCGCTACCAGCTGGCTCGTGCCTACAAGAACCTCGGGCGACAGCGAGAAGCCATCCCGATTCTGCTTTCACTCTCGGAAGCATCGGCCGACAAGGAGGTCATGGATGAAGCGACCATCCTGCTCGCCGAATGTCAGGTCGACATTCAAGCTTGGAACGATGCGAAGAACACGCTGCGAGCGTTCTTGCGCCGCTTCCCATCGAGCCCCCACGCCAACAACGCGAAGCTGAAGCTGGCGGAGCTTTCTCTGCAGCACTGA
- the efp gene encoding elongation factor P yields the protein MDSSDIKKGLKIMQDGQPYVVVDFQFVKPGKGQAFTRTKMKNMLTGGTLERNIRSGEKLEAADVEERSMTFIYPDGEMYNFMNSISGEQIGVHKDAVGDAANFLIDGLECSVTIYKGNPVSVSLPPHIVVQIVETEPGIKGDTATNVTKPAKISSGATVAVPLFITEGEWIKVDTRTAAYLERAKAP from the coding sequence ATGGACAGCAGCGACATCAAAAAAGGTCTGAAAATCATGCAGGACGGCCAGCCCTACGTGGTGGTCGACTTTCAGTTCGTGAAGCCCGGCAAGGGGCAGGCCTTCACCCGCACCAAGATGAAGAACATGCTCACGGGCGGCACCCTGGAGCGCAACATCCGCTCGGGCGAGAAGCTCGAGGCTGCGGACGTCGAAGAGCGCAGCATGACCTTCATCTATCCCGACGGGGAAATGTACAACTTCATGAACTCCATCAGCGGCGAGCAGATCGGAGTGCACAAGGATGCCGTGGGGGACGCGGCGAACTTTCTGATCGACGGTCTCGAGTGCTCCGTCACGATCTACAAGGGCAACCCCGTGAGCGTGTCGCTGCCCCCGCACATCGTCGTGCAAATCGTGGAGACGGAACCGGGAATCAAGGGCGATACTGCTACCAACGTGACCAAGCCCGCGAAGATCTCCAGCGGAGCGACCGTCGCGGTCCCGCTGTTCATCACCGAAGGCGAGTGGATCAAGGTCGACACCCGCACCGCCGCCTACCTGGAGCGCGCGAAGGCGCCCTGA